The following are from one region of the Acipenser ruthenus chromosome 19, fAciRut3.2 maternal haplotype, whole genome shotgun sequence genome:
- the LOC117424650 gene encoding sulfotransferase 2B1-like, with the protein MTEEELYVQHRGVYVPIALHPLESLKYAEEFTVRDDDIFIGTYPKSGTTWMQEIVPLIMSGGDLKPVLTLPNWDRVPWLEEHRAIELKLEDRPSPRILATHFHYPMMPKSWFNSKAKMLYVMRNPKDVFTSSYHYYKMATYLVDPGTSDEFLMKFLNGKVMFGSWFDHVKGWLNAKEKDRILYLTYEEMIMDLKGSISKICSFLGKSLSEEVMERIADHCTFKNMKQNKMSNYSLVPKQFMDTSKSEFLRKGISGDWKNLFTVAQAEFFDSVYKEKLKDVDFKFIWDKN; encoded by the exons ATGACCGAAGAGGAGCTTTATGTACAACACAGAGGCGTCTACGTGCCTATCGCGCTGCACCCTCTCGAAAGCTTGAAATATGCAGAGGAATTTACTGTTCGAGATGACGACATCTTCATAGGAACTTATCCAAAGTCTG GTACAACATGGATGCAGGAAATTGTGCCCCTCATAATGAGTGGAGGAGATCTGAAACCTGTACTGACTTTACCAAACTGGGACCGGGTGCCGTGGCTGGAGGAACACAGAGCCATAGAGCTGAAGCTGGAAGACAGACCTTCCCCCAGGATACTGGCCACACATTTCCACTACCCTATGATGCCAAAGTCATGGTTCAATTCTAAAGCAAAG atGCTTTATGTAATGCGGAATCCGAAGGATGTTTTTACATCTTCCTATCACTATTATAAAATGGCAACATACCTGGTTGATCCAGGCACCTCTGATGAGTTTCTGATGAAATTTCTAAATGGAAAAG TGATGTTTGGCTCCTGGTTTGATCATGTGAAAGGATGGCTGAATGCAAAGGAAAAAGACCGCATTCTGTACTTGACATATGAAGAGATGATCATG GATTTGAAGGGATCCATTTCTAAGATATGCAGTTTCCTTGGCAAGTCTCTGAGTGAAGAGGTGATGGAGAGAATTGCAGATCACTGCACATTCAAGAACATGAAGCAAAACAAGATGTCCAATTACTCCCTGGTACCAAAGCAATTCATGGATACGTCAAAATCCGAGTTCCTGAGAAAAG GGATTTCTGGGGACTGGAAGAACCTTTTCACAGTAGCACAAGCAGAATTTTTTGACTCGGTTTACAAAGAGAAATTGAAAGACGTCGACTTCAAATTTATATGGGACAAAAACTGA